The Kitasatospora setae KM-6054 genome contains a region encoding:
- a CDS encoding cupin domain-containing protein, whose product MAGLVRMSLDEPEEVRPFEGGKGQLALVNLAAGGVGRAVFEPGWRWSEHVKPIAGTDSCRAAHAGYVISGRLRVEMDDGEAAEFGAGDFMLCPPGHDAWVVGDVPCVVLDWQGYADYAKPRS is encoded by the coding sequence ATGGCCGGGTTGGTGCGGATGAGTCTGGACGAACCGGAGGAGGTCCGCCCGTTCGAGGGCGGCAAGGGGCAGTTGGCGCTGGTCAACCTGGCGGCCGGCGGCGTCGGCCGGGCGGTCTTCGAGCCGGGCTGGCGCTGGTCGGAGCACGTGAAGCCGATCGCCGGCACGGACAGCTGCCGGGCCGCGCACGCCGGTTACGTGATCTCCGGCCGGCTGCGGGTGGAGATGGACGACGGCGAGGCCGCCGAGTTCGGCGCGGGCGACTTCATGCTCTGCCCGCCCGGGCACGACGCCTGGGTGGTCGGCGACGTGCCCTGCGTGGTGCTCGACTGGCAGGGCTACGCCGACTACGCGAAGCCCCGGAGCTGA
- a CDS encoding cystathionine gamma-synthase — translation MTEHQLSHGFETLAIHAGQEADPRTGAVVTPIYQVSTYKQDGVGGLREGYEYSRSANPTRTALEECLAAIEGGARGLAFASGLAAEDTLLRTLLKPGDHIVIPNDAYGGTFRLFAKVLTRWGVEFSVADTHHPEKVREAIRPTTRAVWVETPSNPLLGITDLAAVADIAHTAGAKLVVDNTFASPYLQQPIAFGADVVVHSTTKYMGGHSDVVGGALVVADPGLAEEVAYHQNAMGAVAGPFDSWLVLRGIKTLGVRMDRHSENAEKVAELLSGHPKVTQVLYPGLPTHAGHDIAAKQMKAFGGMVSFRVAGGEQAAVEVCNRAELFTLGESLGGVESLIEHPGRMTHASAAGSPLEVPADLVRISVGIEAAADLLADLEQALG, via the coding sequence ATGACCGAGCACCAGCTTTCCCACGGCTTCGAGACCCTCGCCATCCACGCGGGGCAGGAAGCGGACCCCCGGACCGGGGCAGTCGTGACGCCGATCTACCAGGTGTCCACCTACAAGCAGGACGGCGTCGGCGGACTGCGCGAGGGCTACGAGTACAGCCGCTCCGCCAACCCGACCCGCACCGCGCTGGAGGAGTGCCTGGCCGCGATCGAGGGCGGCGCGCGCGGCCTCGCCTTCGCCTCCGGGCTGGCCGCCGAGGACACCCTGCTGCGCACCCTGCTCAAGCCCGGCGACCACATCGTCATCCCGAACGACGCGTACGGCGGCACCTTCCGGCTGTTCGCCAAGGTGCTGACCCGCTGGGGCGTCGAGTTCTCCGTCGCCGACACGCACCACCCGGAGAAGGTCCGCGAGGCGATCCGGCCGACCACCCGCGCGGTGTGGGTGGAGACCCCGTCCAACCCGCTGCTCGGCATCACCGACCTGGCCGCCGTCGCCGACATCGCGCACACCGCCGGCGCGAAGCTGGTCGTCGACAACACCTTCGCCAGCCCCTACCTGCAGCAGCCGATCGCGTTCGGCGCGGACGTCGTGGTGCACTCCACCACCAAGTACATGGGCGGGCACTCGGACGTGGTCGGCGGCGCCCTGGTGGTGGCCGACCCGGGCCTGGCCGAGGAGGTCGCCTACCACCAGAACGCGATGGGCGCGGTGGCCGGGCCGTTCGACTCCTGGCTGGTGCTGCGCGGCATCAAGACGCTCGGCGTCCGGATGGACCGGCACTCGGAGAACGCCGAGAAGGTCGCCGAACTGCTGTCCGGCCACCCGAAGGTGACCCAGGTGCTCTACCCCGGCCTGCCCACCCACGCCGGGCACGACATCGCCGCCAAGCAGATGAAGGCGTTCGGCGGCATGGTGTCGTTCCGCGTCGCGGGCGGCGAGCAGGCGGCCGTCGAGGTCTGCAACCGGGCCGAACTCTTCACCCTGGGCGAGTCGCTGGGCGGCGTCGAGTCGCTGATCGAGCACCCCGGCCGGATGACCCACGCCTCCGCGGCCGGCTCCCCGCTGGAGGTGCCCGCCGACCTGGTGCGGATCTCGGTCGGCATCGAGGCCGCCGCCGACCTGCTCGCCGACCTGGAGCAGGCGCTCGGCTGA
- a CDS encoding MarR family winged helix-turn-helix transcriptional regulator — protein sequence MSQPVPDLPADPDDLRAESQLPYQVAVFARRISVAGELDRAAFLLLEQLAADGPANVKTLAAALGVDSSTVTRQAAPLLRERLVARLPYPADRRAVRLALTPLGAGRLARVRRRRRELIGELTAGWTARERALFCALLARFNDGLLDRR from the coding sequence ATGAGCCAGCCTGTGCCGGACCTGCCCGCCGATCCCGACGACCTCCGTGCCGAGAGCCAACTCCCCTACCAGGTCGCGGTGTTCGCGCGCCGGATCAGTGTGGCGGGGGAGCTCGACCGGGCCGCGTTCCTGCTGCTGGAGCAGCTCGCCGCCGACGGCCCGGCGAACGTGAAGACGCTGGCGGCGGCGCTCGGGGTGGACTCCTCGACGGTGACCAGGCAGGCCGCGCCGCTGCTGCGGGAGCGGCTGGTGGCCCGGCTGCCCTACCCGGCGGACCGGCGGGCGGTGCGGCTGGCGCTGACCCCGCTGGGGGCCGGGCGGCTGGCCCGGGTGCGCCGCCGGCGGCGGGAGTTGATCGGCGAGCTGACGGCGGGCTGGACGGCCCGGGAGCGGGCGCTGTTCTGCGCGCTGCTGGCCAGGTTCAACGACGGTCTGCTGGACCGCCGTTGA
- the ilvA gene encoding threonine ammonia-lyase: MHSWPITLDDVRGAQKMLSGVARVTPMQTSRHLSGVAGTPVHLKCENLQRTGSFKLRGAYVRIAGLSPVERAAGVVAASAGNHAQGVALAAALLGVRSTVFMPLAAPLPKVAATREYGAEVKLHGANVDQALRAAHEYAELTGAAFIHPFDHHDVITGQATLGLEILEQCPEVRTVLVGTGGGGLLAGVAIAVKALRPDVRVIGVQAAAAAAYPLSLAAGRPVSLERFATMADGIMVGRPGDLPFEVVNSLADGVLTVSEDALSRALLVGLERLKLVVEPAGAAPIAALMAEPGRFEGPVVAVLSGGNIDPQLMQRVLRHGLAAAGRYLSLRVRLFDRPGALADLLGVLGRVDANVLDVAHVRIDPQLGLTEVEVDLHLETKGPEHCALVIGELREAGYVVSR; encoded by the coding sequence ATGCACAGTTGGCCGATCACCCTGGACGACGTCCGGGGCGCGCAGAAGATGCTGTCCGGGGTGGCCCGGGTCACCCCCATGCAGACCAGCCGCCACCTCTCCGGAGTGGCCGGCACGCCGGTCCACCTCAAGTGCGAGAACCTGCAGCGCACCGGCTCGTTCAAGCTGCGCGGCGCGTACGTGCGGATCGCCGGCCTCTCGCCGGTCGAGCGGGCCGCCGGGGTGGTCGCCGCCAGCGCCGGCAACCACGCGCAGGGCGTGGCGCTGGCCGCCGCGCTGCTGGGGGTGCGCTCCACCGTCTTCATGCCGCTCGCCGCGCCGCTGCCGAAGGTCGCCGCCACCCGCGAGTACGGCGCCGAGGTCAAGCTGCACGGCGCCAACGTCGACCAGGCGCTGCGGGCCGCCCACGAGTACGCCGAGCTGACCGGCGCCGCGTTCATCCACCCCTTCGATCACCACGACGTGATCACCGGTCAGGCGACGCTCGGCCTGGAGATCCTGGAGCAGTGCCCCGAGGTGCGCACCGTGCTGGTCGGCACCGGTGGCGGCGGGCTGCTGGCGGGCGTGGCGATCGCGGTCAAGGCGCTGCGCCCGGACGTCCGGGTGATCGGGGTGCAGGCGGCCGCGGCCGCCGCGTACCCGCTGTCGCTGGCGGCGGGGCGCCCGGTCTCGCTGGAACGGTTCGCCACCATGGCGGACGGCATCATGGTCGGCCGCCCCGGCGACCTCCCGTTCGAGGTGGTCAACTCGCTGGCGGACGGCGTGCTGACGGTCTCCGAGGACGCGCTCTCCCGGGCCCTGCTGGTCGGCCTGGAGCGGCTCAAGCTGGTGGTGGAGCCCGCCGGGGCGGCGCCGATCGCCGCGCTGATGGCCGAGCCCGGCCGGTTCGAGGGCCCGGTGGTGGCGGTGCTCTCCGGCGGCAACATCGACCCGCAGCTGATGCAGCGGGTGCTGCGGCACGGCCTGGCCGCGGCGGGCCGCTACCTGTCGCTGCGGGTGCGGCTGTTCGACCGGCCGGGCGCGCTGGCCGACCTGCTGGGCGTGCTGGGCCGGGTGGACGCCAACGTGCTGGACGTCGCGCACGTCCGGATCGACCCGCAGCTGGGCCTGACCGAGGTCGAGGTGGACCTGCACCTGGAGACCAAGGGCCCGGAGCACTGCGCGCTGGTGATCGGCGAGCTGCGCGAGGCCGGGTACGTGGTCAGCCGCTGA
- a CDS encoding daunorubicin resistance protein DrrA family ABC transporter ATP-binding protein has product MAAAIEAENLVKTFGDVRALDGVSLDVPEGTVLGLLGPNGAGKTTTVRVLTTLLQPDSGRATVAGVDVLKHPNKVRSLIGLSGQYAAVDEYLTGRENLQMVGELYQMSARDAKKRALELLEWFNLSEAMDRTAKTYSGGMRRRLDLAAALVVRPPVMFLDEPTTGLDPRNRLALWEVIETLVEQGTTLLLTTQYLEEADRLAHDIAVVDHGKVIARGTADELKSQIGGERIEVVVRAADLVPEALAALTPYAKGDPAVEKNTRRITVPISGGARVLADVIRELDARSIEIDDIGLRRPTLDDVFLSLTGHATEDGAADEDEDGAPAKAGKGRRGQGKDA; this is encoded by the coding sequence ATGGCGGCAGCCATCGAAGCCGAGAACCTGGTCAAGACGTTCGGCGACGTCCGCGCGCTGGACGGCGTGAGCCTCGACGTCCCCGAGGGCACCGTGCTCGGGCTGCTCGGCCCCAACGGCGCGGGCAAGACCACCACCGTCCGCGTCCTGACCACCCTGCTCCAGCCGGACTCCGGCCGGGCCACCGTGGCCGGCGTCGACGTCCTCAAGCACCCGAACAAGGTGCGCAGCCTGATCGGCCTGTCCGGCCAGTACGCCGCCGTCGACGAGTACCTCACCGGCCGCGAGAACCTGCAGATGGTCGGCGAGCTCTACCAGATGAGCGCCCGGGACGCGAAGAAGCGGGCGCTGGAGCTGCTGGAGTGGTTCAACCTCTCCGAGGCCATGGACCGCACCGCCAAGACCTACTCCGGCGGCATGCGCCGCCGGCTCGACCTGGCCGCCGCGCTGGTCGTCCGGCCCCCGGTGATGTTCCTCGACGAACCCACCACCGGCCTCGACCCGCGCAACCGGCTCGCCCTCTGGGAGGTCATCGAGACCCTGGTCGAGCAGGGCACCACCCTGCTGCTCACCACCCAGTACCTGGAGGAGGCCGACCGCCTCGCCCACGACATCGCGGTGGTCGACCACGGCAAGGTGATCGCCCGCGGCACCGCCGACGAGCTGAAGAGCCAGATCGGCGGCGAGCGGATCGAGGTCGTCGTCCGGGCCGCCGACCTCGTCCCCGAGGCGCTCGCCGCGCTCACCCCGTACGCCAAGGGCGACCCGGCGGTCGAGAAGAACACCCGCCGGATCACCGTCCCGATCAGCGGCGGCGCCCGCGTCCTCGCCGACGTCATCCGCGAACTGGACGCCCGCTCCATCGAGATCGACGACATCGGCCTGCGCCGCCCCACCCTCGACGACGTCTTCCTCTCGCTCACCGGCCACGCCACCGAGGACGGCGCGGCCGACGAGGACGAGGACGGCGCGCCGGCCAAGGCCGGGAAGGGCCGCCGCGGCCAGGGGAAGGACGCCTGA